The genomic window CTGTCAATCGTGAAACAAATTGTAGAAGCACACCATGGACGCATTCCGGCAAAGAACCATCCAGATACTAATGTTGCTTGGATTCAAATCCAGTTCCCCCAGTGCCAACCCTCATCTCCAACCGAATTTATGAAAGGGTCATAACAGCTTCTGCCCCAACCATATTGACAGACGTATTTACAGACTAGAATTCCCATGCAATGCTGGGTTCAGATGAGGTTCAAGCATGGTAGACCAACCGTCTAAAATTTCTAATTCATCCTCTACAAGAGAACGCCGCAAACTCTCTGCTTTCAAGGAATAGAGCCGTTATCCATTCGTATGCTCGTCGCCAAGTACAGAATTTTAGGCTGCAGCTCTTAAAAAAACGATACAGTTTTGGTAGCCTGGAGATGAGTATAAACTCACTAGTGACGTCCTGTCTTTACAGTCTCCTACACCCACGATTTACCATTACTTAGGTCAAACAACTTCATGGAGGAACGGTTACAAAAGATCCTGTCACAGTGGGGGGTTGCATCTCGCCGCCAAGCGGAGCAACTCATCTCTGGTGGTCGTGTAAGGTTGAACGGCGTTCCAGCAGAGGTAGGGCAAAAGGCTGATCCTCAACGGGACTGTATTGAAGTAGACGGAGTTCGGATTCAAGCAGGTAATCGACCAGACGCTATCTATCTACTTTTGAACAAGCCGATCGGAGTGGTTTGCACTTGCCATGATCCGGAAGGGCGGATGACCATCTTGGATTACGTGCCTGATTCCCTTCGCTACGACCACGGCATTCATCCAGTTGGTAGACTCGATACCGACTCCACAGGGGCACTGTTACTCACCAACGACGGCGCACTCACCTTCGCTTTGACTCACCCGAAACACTCGGTGGAGAAAACCTACCTAGTATGGCTGAAAGGCGCACCCAGTGCTGAGGAAATCCAACGATGGCGTTCAGGCATAGTGTTAGATGGTCGCAAGACCATGGCTGCTAAGGTTCAGTGCTTGAAACAGAGCGGCCACGGATTAGAC from Synechococcales cyanobacterium T60_A2020_003 includes these protein-coding regions:
- a CDS encoding rRNA pseudouridine synthase; this translates as MEERLQKILSQWGVASRRQAEQLISGGRVRLNGVPAEVGQKADPQRDCIEVDGVRIQAGNRPDAIYLLLNKPIGVVCTCHDPEGRMTILDYVPDSLRYDHGIHPVGRLDTDSTGALLLTNDGALTFALTHPKHSVEKTYLVWLKGAPSAEEIQRWRSGIVLDGRKTMAAKVQCLKQSGHGLDKQTLLEVKLREGRNRQIRRVAEQLGYPVLRLHRVAIGSLALGNLGKGECRSLTPEELQILKHQAQGHRDAHEGDRPHKRRTPDESITQESVSGGSGLGGKKR